AGTGTGATTGACCGGCAAAGAGCATCCCGGCCCCGGCCATGGCTCCCCCGTAGACCAGACGACGCACCCAGCGTTTGGAGGTCCGCTTAATGATGTCGGCCCGCGTCAATGGCCGCTCGACCTTCTTGAGCTCGATCTGTGGCTTGGAGGCGATGACCTCTAAAGATTTCGACTGGATGTCATGCGAGACATAGAGCCGATAAATGAACTTCTGTTTCCAGCGCCACGCGGAGTCATATTTGAGCTTCGGGTTGCGGGCGTCCACCTCGGCCCAAATATACATGGGCAAGGGTAATCCGATCCCCAGCCATTTGATTTTCTGCAGGTCCCGAAACCACATGACGCTTTGCGCCTTTTTGCGGATTTGCGCTAAAATATCGTGGAAGTCATGCGAGATGAAAACCGTGTCGATAAAGAGCTTTCGAGCGTGAGCGATCATCTCCAAGACGGCCCGGTCCATCTTCTGTTTGTCCATCGTGTTATGCGACAAACCGGCCTCGTCGATAATCAGTTTATTGGGCTTATCTCGCTCACCCTTGACCAGCAGATCGACAAAGGACGATGCCCGCTCGGGGTCAATGTGAACATATTGCTTATCGTCCAGGATCAGGTCTTTTTCGTCTTCGAAGTAGTATTTGATCCGATCCCAACGCAGTTCAATGTTGGTCATGACGATAGCGCCACGCTCCAACGTCTCCAGGATTTCAACAACCCCGTGGTAGGATTTATAACTGCCGAGCGTACCGGCAAAGACTCTGAAGATTGCGTCTTTCATCCTGAAACAGTCGGTATCCAAGATTTAACTACACGAACAATGGTCATCACGAACTTGAGGGCGAAAATGACCATCGATAGAGCAAAGATCGTATCCACAGGAATGAACGTGTTTACGGTGGTCCAGAAGTCGCTTGCCACGGTGTTTAGGTGGTGAGAACCCACTGTTAAATCGAGCCCGGCAATTTCCTCATCCACCCAGAACAGGAGCTTTTGCAGCATCGACATGCCGAACGAAACCAAGGCATAGACGACGGTCAGAAAGCCGATGACTGGCGCGAATATCAGCTTAATGGGCAGATACAGCTTATTCAGCCAACTGATCAGATCCTCGAATCCACCTAGAATGCTCATCCGGCGAACCCTCCGCGAACGTTCTTAATGATCGCCACGGCGAACATGATAATGACAAGCGCCTCCTCAAGCAGTCGTATCAACTCAATCGGTTGCGTGTACCCGGACAGATCCAAATCAAAGGCCAACTGAAGCCCCATGAGCTCACCGGCATCGATGTTGTAAACGTAGTTGCGACCGGATACAGAGGGCAAAGCCTCCAGCGAAGGAAGCTTACCAATCACGCTATCGACCATCCCGTCAACATTGTCGATGCCCCCGGTATCGAGGTTATCCCAATCGGGACCGGTTTCGAACTGATCACCAATGATAGATGATCCGTCCCCGGCCTCGCCGATCTTCTCGCCCAGCTCATCGAGGCCGCCGATGAGGTCTTGCTGATTGGCAATCTGCTCTTCTTGGTTCTCGATCTGTTCATCCTGATTGGCAATCTGCTCTTCTTGGTTGTCTATCTGTTCATCGAGCTTGTCGTTAGCTGTCTCCTCGATGTTTTTGATTTGCTCCAATTGCGTCACTATGTGGCCGGTGTCATCGGTCGTCACGTTGCCGTCTTCATCGGTTACACTAGGTGTATTGCCAGAGGTGCTGCCGCCTGATTCGACCTCAGACGATTCCCACTGATCCACAATCCGTAAGGGGCCTTCGTCAATTTGCTGGTAAATGCTCATCGTGTACGGCTGATCAGACAAGCCACCTGAAATTGTTGCGCTTTTACCGGGTCCAAGAACAACGGTGCCGGTCTGCGTAGTACCGTCCTCATAGGTAATTTGCCAAAAGTAAGTCTGGGTCTCGTCGGTGTTATTCGTGATGGTGCCGTGTGCCTCACTCTGTCCTGCGTCGTTATCCGGGTCCGGATCAGGGTCGGGGTCCGGGTCGGGGTCCGGGTCGGGATCAGGGTCTGGGGCGTTGGAAAAATGCGCGGTAATTTCCATGGAAACATCACCCGGATTGGTGCCGTTTCCGCTTAAATAAATATCAAAGGACCATGTGCCATCATCGTTAATGATCGATGTGGACTGGTGGCTCTGCGTGATCGCTGAGTCTACCTGCGTATCGCCATAGGTAAGAACAACGTTGTCGACGCGTAGCGCGTAATAGCTAGAGGTCGTGTGCCACGTCTTTGTTTCTCCGTCGGAAAAGGTGAATGTTCCACGCTGCCAATCATCACCCTGAAAATGCTCAACGGCATTCGGGCGTCCGCCGTAATAGCCGTAAGCGTCGACCCTAACGGCTATTGTCTGAGCAGACAATGAGGTCACCAGACAGCAGAGCAGCAATGGGATCAGATGCTTCATAGACGTGACCAGAAGATTGCCCAGATAAGGATGATCGTTGCCGCTACCTCAGAGGTCCACATGCCCCGCGTTTGCGCATTGAGCGTGTGCATCTGGGGCAGGATTTCCTGCAGGGTTTGGAGTTCGTCCATGGCAACAAAAAGCAGGGGAGGGGGCCGGGCGTGCTTCCGACCCCTCCCCGGTTGATTAACCAGCGATTGCGCCCCACATCTTCTTGACGAAGCGCACACCCTTGGGCGCAGCCATCAGGACGACCGCAGCACCGCCGATAGCCAGACCGGCAGTCAGGATGCCGGAGACTTCACCGCTCAGGCCGTCCGTGATAGCGGAGAGGTCGAGGCCGCCGGCCTCCTGAGCGTTGGCGATGGTAACACCGCTTGCCAGACCGATACCGGCTGCGATGAGCTTCTTTTTCCAGTTACTGTTTTTCATGATTCCTCTTTCTGTTTGGGTTTAACCGACAAGGTCCGACGAGGCATCGAACATGCGTTTGAGAAAGCGAATGATAACCTGAGAGGTCCAAACGGCCCCGTAGAATGCCGCCCACTTGGAGACATCCGCGAAAAAGTCGGCAGCTTCATAAGGCATGGCCACTCATCCTTTCTATTATCCATTCAGAGCAGAGGGCCGAGACCGTTTGCCCTTGAGACTTAGCCAAAGCTTTAAGCTGCTTACGCTCGCGATCCGTCAGGACGAAACAGACCGTTTTGTCGCGGGGTTCCGAACGCATAAACATGCGCGGAAGACGGGCAGTGGAGACGGGCTTGATACCACTCATTGCCCGCCCCCCGTCGAAGGTCCCGACGTTTGCACATCCACAGGGAGGAGCAAAATTTCAGCATCTATGGCCGAAAGGAGTTCATCTCGCATAGCCTCTAGAGCACATTCGCCCATGCAGCCGAAAGAATGAGATAGGCCGCAGTGACCCCTGTTCACCTGCTCACGGACGGACTCTAAAGCCAATAGGGTATTGCGAATGCTCATGACTGAGACTCCTCCTCAATTTCCCTATAGTCCGAATCATCGAACGGCGGGACGACAAACCCACGAGAAACCTCAAGCCCTGTATTCAAGAGGCATTCAATCACTACTGCGTCTGACGGATCATGCAACCGGGCAAGAACAATTCCGTCGCCCGCCGCGCTTGTATCTAAATTGATCTCACAGAAGTGCCTCCTATCAGGATCACCCGCATCTGGCTTCATGGGGCCGTAGACGCCGAAGCGATAAATCTTTGATAATGGAATGCCGCTGACGGCAGCTTCTGGCTTGTGAGAAAAAACAGAGCAGCGCCCCGTGCGGGCAAAGAATTTATGCAGAATGCTCATTTTCGGTTCCTTCGGTTGAGTGGTTTGTTGACGTTTGAAAAGCTCTTCTCTAATCCGTTATAGATGCTCTACATCATCATCGGATTGGCCGTAATAATGGGCGTGGTCGCCGTTCTCGGGGAGTTGCTCAAAAAGGAGAAAGGCCCACCTAAAGCTGACCTTGCAGAATCCCGCCACTGGCTGCTGACAAAGCATGAATGCGTGCTGTTTGATCTGCTAACGCAGTGCTTACCCGAGGGCATGCACATCCATAGTAAGGTTCGCTTGGCCGACTTAATCCGCTTAAAGAAAACGCAGGACCGTAAAGCATACGGCTCGATGCGGGCCCGTACGGACCGGAAACACGTCGATTTCGTAATCACGCGAGGATCTAGCGAAATAGCCTTTGCGGTCGAACTGGACGACTCGTCGCACCAGAGAGAAGATCGAAAGCAGAGAGACCAATTCGTTGATAGCGTTTTCAGCGCGGCAGGAATACCGCTGATCCATGTTATCGGAGACGCTAGCAAGATGACCCCAGAGGAAATCCGGGCTAAACTGCCATTAATGCCGCCGAAGCTGTAAGGCGTCTCTGCTTGTCTAGGTGTCATCAGTAGGGTGGCGAGGTTAACTTAGATGTTAGGCGTACATCAGCCTTATGTATCGAGACTGGGCTTACATACGCCTGACGTAAAGCAGATTGACAATTACTCCCTATAGTATAAGCCTCACTGAACTGATGCCGGGAACCATGGGTAAAGACTCGGCCAAGATTCAAGTAGTCGTGGACAAGAAATTCAAAAAACGCATCGAAGAAGCCGCCCGCAGGGACGGACGTTCTGCCTCCAACTGGATGCGTTTTCTTGCCGAACGAGCACTCGAATCGATGGCCCCCAAGAGCTGACCGTTAAAGGGATTGAGCCGTTTAACGGGATTTTTTAAATACCGTATAATTCGCACAATAAATATTATGTCTAAATTATTGCGCTGGTTTTTCAGGGTTTAAGGAATCCCCTAACCCGTTGGTTACGAAGCCTTTTTAAGGCGCTTCTCCACTTCTTCGCGAACAAGCAAGGCAATCCACTGCGACATTGTGCGGTCTTCCTTGGCCGCAACTTCA
This genomic interval from Ruficoccus sp. ZRK36 contains the following:
- a CDS encoding zonular occludens toxin domain-containing protein, with translation MKDAIFRVFAGTLGSYKSYHGVVEILETLERGAIVMTNIELRWDRIKYYFEDEKDLILDDKQYVHIDPERASSFVDLLVKGERDKPNKLIIDEAGLSHNTMDKQKMDRAVLEMIAHARKLFIDTVFISHDFHDILAQIRKKAQSVMWFRDLQKIKWLGIGLPLPMYIWAEVDARNPKLKYDSAWRWKQKFIYRLYVSHDIQSKSLEVIASKPQIELKKVERPLTRADIIKRTSKRWVRRLVYGGAMAGAGMLFAGQSHSEPLATPAPVGISAEDSTKPQVADVKHIAEAQIPKSEKPDRSIVSVSFMGRAKALPVQRADQLGYCTFDFVSIRLGDGRQISQSHPDFGGFRRADNTALIAGEVYTYIPPQETFPAADQLGQPKSIQLLKENETVSNP
- a CDS encoding DUF2726 domain-containing protein; protein product: MLYIIIGLAVIMGVVAVLGELLKKEKGPPKADLAESRHWLLTKHECVLFDLLTQCLPEGMHIHSKVRLADLIRLKKTQDRKAYGSMRARTDRKHVDFVITRGSSEIAFAVELDDSSHQREDRKQRDQFVDSVFSAAGIPLIHVIGDASKMTPEEIRAKLPLMPPKL